The DNA segment TACTGAGGTACTGTTTTTTTCTGTCCCGGCGAGGGGCGCCGGGCCTACCCGAAAATGTCGGAGCGGCCTAGTGCCAGAAGGGATCGCCGATGCCGGTCGGCTTGAGGGCGGAGGAAGTCGCTTCCGCGGTGCTGTCAGGTTCTCCGGCCTGGGCGTCATGGCGCGGCGGCGGCGGAAAATCCTGGCCCGCGCAGCCGCAGGGATTCAAGGATGAATATTCAGAATGGCAATTTGGGCAAACCATTAGAAATCTCCTGTACGGCACACACGCCTTACCACGCCTTACATTGACAAGGGTAGGGAAACAACGCCGGCAAAGGAAATTCAAAATTTTGTTAGCGGCGATTAAGAAAAGAAATGAGCTGTAAGGGCAACGCGGACAAGAGCCGGGGACGAAATCAGGCGACGCGGGGTTCGGAATGCAAGCTGAGGAACGCTTCAACCGAGTAGCGGATTTGGGTATCGAGGTTTTCGCTGAGATCGATGAGGTCGGACATCAGGTAGCTGATGTTGGCCTCCAGCAGGTGACGTTGGATGGCGGTGAGAAGAGCGCGGCGGAGGAAACGGCTCTCCTTGAGCACCATGGGCAAGGTATAGCCCTGCCGGCGGCGCTGGTGGCCGTGCTGAGTGGCGGCGGCAAGGGCGGCGTCGCTGACAACGCCGCGATGCTCCTCCAGCATTTCAATCACCTCGGCCAGCATCACGGGAATATGGTCGGCGCGCTCCCGGTCATTCAGCGGAATGGAGTTGATCTCGGAGTCGCCATTGCACATGGTCAGCCAGTCCTCCATCACCTCCTTTTGATATTGATGGAGCAGAGTGGCTAGCCGGAGCAGCGGACGCTGGAAGCGAGGCTGTTGGCTGCGCAGCCGCTCCTGGATATTCGAAAGCAGGGCCGGAATATTGGCCGGCTTAACAATGTAATCGTCGACCTGGTTGCGGATGGCCTCAAGCGCGGTTTCAAAGGCTGGGTAGCCGGTGATGATGATAGTGACCGCGTCAGGCTGGGTGCGGCGCATGGCGCTGACCACGGTAAAACCGTCGCCGGGCTGGCCGATGTTGAGATCGGCGAGAAGCACGTCGAATTCTTCCTTCTGTATGCACTCCAGGGCCTCCGGAACGGTGGCGCAGGAGGTGACGTCAAAGCCATGCATGCGCAAGATGGAGGGCATGGTGATGCGGATACTCTCCTCATCGTCAACGAACAGGAGACGGGTTGGGCGGGAGGAGTCCAAGGTCAGAAGTAAAACTCAGATGTAAGAAGTCAAAAATTGAGAAGCTGTTGCCAGCGCAGGTGACCTGTATCGGGGTCACGAAAGTGTAGCGGCGGAATTTATCCCGCCGAATGCTGCGCCACTGTCGATCGATAGCGCCGGCGGATTGAATTCACAGCTACACTTCCCCAAAGCAGCCGTGTCAGAACCAGCGCGGCAACGCCAAGCGCCCCGCCCCTACTGGTTGACCGGGATCTTGATGATCTTTTTCTGGATGGCGTAAGTCACCAGCTGCGCTTTGTTATGAATGTCGAGCTTGCGCATGAGGTTGAACTTGTGCGCTTCCACGGTCTTGACGCTGAGGCCCAGGAGCACTGCGATTTCCTTGACCGAATTGCCTTCGGCGAGCAGCTTCAGGATTTCGCGCTCCCGCGGGGTCAGGGTGGAGATGCGCGGACGCATCTTGGCATCGCGCACGCGGGCGCGAAAGTCCTCGACCAGCTTGCCCAATACCTGGGAACTGAGATACTTGCCGCCCTTATAAACGTCGCGCACGGCGCTGACCAGTTGCTGCGCAGGCGTGTCCTTGAGAACGTAGCCGGCGGCGCCGACTTCCAGGCACTGCACGAGATAATCCTCGTCCTCATACATGGTGAGGAACAGGACCTTGGTTTCAGGGCGATTCTTGCGGACCTGGCGCGCCGCCTCGAAAGACGAGAGGCCGGGCATGCCAATATCCATCAGCACGATGTCGGGGCGAAGCTCGCGGGCCTTCTCCACGGCATCGCCGGCGTCGGGCGATTCGCCCACGATTTCAAAATCGGATTCCCCCTCCAGCAGGCGGCGTACGCCTTGGCGGAAAAGGGTGTGGTCGTCCACCAGTAAACATTTGATCTTGGCCATTGCCAGCTACACTCCCCAGTGACCTTGGATGCGCAAAACCTTAGTCCCGAAAAATTGATGCCGTAAGAAAACGGTACTTTTTGTTATGCGAACTTGAAGCTTTGCTTTCAGCGTGTTGCGCCGTGCTTAAATTGAGACTCGTTCCCGCCCCAACCTAAAGAAGGCTTAAGCGCTGGCACCTATCACACGCCGGTCAGGCTGACTCCTGGCGGCTGTCGCCGGCCACGGCGGTCAAAGCCCGGGTGTTGCGCGTCTGCAATTCTGAAGGCCCCTCCGGCTGGCGCTGGGGCGCCGGCAGGGTGACTTCAATCCTGGTTCCCACGCCTTTGGTGGAGGTCACCTTCACCGAGCCGCCAAGCATGCTGATGCGCTCGCGCATGCCGGCCAGTCCGAAGCTGCGCCCGGTGAAACCGGAGGGCTTGGACATGCCTTGGCCGTCATCCTCGATGTAAAGCCGGATCAGCGCATTTTCGCGGGTCATCTGGATGTTGGCTGCCTTGGCCTGGGCGTGCTTGGCCACGTTGTGCAGCGCCTCCTGAACAACGCGATACAAGGCGGCTTCGACTTCGGGCGCCAGCCGGCCAACGTCATCGGAGACAGCGACCCGGGCCTTCACCCCGGTAGTCTTAGCCAAATCCTTGGCTTCCTTGCGAATGGCGGCGATCAACCCCAGCTCCTGCAGGACTAGCGGCGAGAGACGGCCGATGATGCGGCGGATGCCTTCAATTGTGCGGTCCACGACGCCGAGGGTTTCGCGAATCTTGCCGCGGGCGCGCGCACCGGCGCTGGATTCCAGCATGCCGAGGTAAAGGCGGATGACCATGAGGGCTTGGCCGGTTTCGTCGTGCAGCTCACGGCTAATTCGCTTGCGCTCCTCTTCCTGCACGCGCAGCAGGTGGGCGGAGAGCTCGGCGATGCGGGCTTCGCGTTCGCGAAGCGCTTCCGTAATGCGGGCGCGCTCGATGGCCAGCGCGGAGCGGTCGGCGATGGCGCGCAGCATCTCCAGTTCGGTTGGCAGCCACTGGTAGGGCTTGCCGAAGCCGATGCTGAGCACGCCGATGACTTCGCCGCTGGTCTTCAGCGGCACGCCCCAGAGGGCCTTGGCGCGGGTGCGCAGCGCCGGGTTCAGCAAGCCGTCGGAAGTATCAAGATCGGCGAGAATTGCCGGCTCGCCGGTAAGGGCGATCATGCCGGTAAAGCCGCGGCCAAGAGGAATGCTGATGTCGTCGGCCACCAGGCCATCGAGGCCGACACTGGCCTGCAGGCGAAGCTCGTTGTTCTCGTCGCGCAACATCAGTACGCCGACATTGGCGCGAAAGGTGTCACGGGTAATGCGCAATATCTGGTCGAGCAGCGCGGGCACGCTCTGGGCGTTAAGTTCGGCATCCAGGACCGAGAGCAGCGCAGCGGATTCACCCCGCTGCGCGTCAAAATATGCACCGGAGACGGCAATGAAAGTGGCGGAGCCGAACATTTCCAGCGCGGCGGTGGTTTCCATCAGTTCGCCGGGGATGAGCTGCTGCACGTGCGGCTCGCAAAGGGACTGGTAGATCTCCAGCGACCGCGCCACCGTGCGGGTGTCCACCTTGAGCTTGCTCAGACGAGTGCCGTAGTAAGTAAGGTTTTCAAAAAAGCTGCTGAAGTCTTCCTGGCAGAAAAGGGCGAAACCGGTGCCGAGATTCAGCCGCTCCAGCGCCGCCATGGCGCGGCCGTCGAGTTGGAACTCCTCGAACATTTGAGCGCGCCAGGCCGCCGTGATCGCGGCAAAGACCGGCTTCAACACGCCCGCGAGTTCCACGATGCGAGCACGATACTTGTGCCCGAGCGGCAGCATGGGTGACACGACCAGAAACTCCTTAGTTCGAAGACGTTGGTGGGGTAAGGGGTGGCTACCTGGCGCCGATAACTACCTAGTAACCCGCAAACAACTGAATTGCTCGCATTTTATCCCGTTTTCGCGGGAATTAGTATCTAAGGTGTGGAAAAAAGTTATTAATTTGTAACTAGGTGATTTGCATAGGTTTAGATTGGCCGTACACCGAAAATCCACAGTACCTGCGTACCTCAGGATCGGAGCTCGCGAAGACCACATAAGCCATCTTTCACAGTGAGCTGGTGGCTTAAATCGTAGCTGGTTTACCGAGTTACTGAGTTCCTGAACGCAAGTATGGTTTAATCCTCTGTTTCCATGTTTCGTTTTTTCACCGCCGGAGAATCGCACGGGGAAGCGCTGGTGGCGTTGGTGTCGGGCGTACCGGCCGGAGTTGCCGTTGAGCAGCCGTTCCTGGATCGGGAGCTGTGGCGACGGCAGCAGGGTTACGGGCGCGGCGGGCGCATGAAGATCGAGCGCGACACGGCGCGCCTTGTCGCGGGCGTCCGGCATGGAAAAACGATCGGCTCGCCGATCGCAATTCTGCTCGAGAACAAGGATTGGAAGAACTGGCAGGAGTCGCTGCCGGTGGGCGAGGGAGACCCGGCGAAACATAAGAAGGTCAGCTCTCCGCGTCCGGGACACGCCGACCTGGCAGGCGCGCTGAAGTATAACTTCCCGGAGGCGCGGTACGTGCTGGAACGCTCGTCGGCGCGCGAGACGGCGGCGCGGGTGGCGGCGGGGGCCGTGGCAAAATTATTTTTGCGCGAACTCGGCATTGAAGTCTGGAGCCACGTGATAGCGGTGGGAAAGGTGGCGGTGGAGCGCGAAGTGAAGTGGGAGGAAATTGCCGCACTGAGCCGTCGCGAAGAAGTTCTGCTGAACTGCGCCGATGCCGGCGTCGAGCAAAAGATGAAAGCAGAAGTGGACAAGGCAACCGATGCGCGCGACACCGTGGGCGGAGTGTTCGAAGCGCGCGCGCACAACGTCCCGCCGGGCCTGGGCACGTATGCGAACTGGGACGAGCGCCTGGACGGGCTGCTGGCGCAGGCGGTGATGTCGTTGCAGGCGGTCAAGGCGGTGGAGATCGGCAGTGGGATCACGGCGGCCGGCGCCATGGGCTCGATGGTGCACGACGAAATCGGCTACGCGAAGCAAGGCGGCGAATTCACCAGCTTCACGCGCCAGGCGAACCGTGCCGGAGGCCTGGAAGGCGGCGTGTCCAACGGCGAGGAGATCATCGTGCGCGGGTACCTGAAGCCGATCTCGACGTTGAGGCGCCCGCTGGGGTCGGTGGATTTCCAAACCCGCGAGCCGGTCAAGGCGGCCTACGAGCGCTCCGACGTGTGCGTGGTCCCGGCGGCGGGCGTGGGGGCGGAAGCGATGATCGCGCTCACCCTGGCGCGCTGCGCGCTGGAGAAGTTCGGGGGAGATAGCATGGGGGAGACAAAGCGCAATTTTGAGGGATATGTGGAGCAGTTGAGGAGATTTTAGGAATGTCATGCTGGCGAACGAATCATCTATGCGGCTGTGAAGAAACATGGATCCTTCGCCGGACTGACCCCTCCTCAGGATGACAGCACGCAAATATGATCTATCCCATCGTGAAATATGGCGACCCGGTGCTGGAGAAGCCGGCGGCAGAGGTCACGCAGTTCGACGCGGAACTGCAGAAGCTGCTCGATGACATGTTCGAGTCGATGTACGCCGCGCACGGAGTGGGTCTGGCGGCGCCGCAGATCGGCATCGGCAAGCGCATCGCCGTGATTGACGTCACCTTCCAGGAAGATCCGGCCGCCAAGCTGGTGCTGGTGAATCCGGAGATCATTCACACCGAGGGACGCCACCGGCAGCAGGAGGGGTGTCTCAGCCTGCCGGAATTTCGCGAAGACGTAACCCGGCCGCGCGTGGCCACGGTGCGGGCGCAGGACGCGAAGGGAAACTGGTTCGAAAAAACCGGGGAAGACCTGCTGGCGCGCGCGCTCATGCACGAGACCGATCACCTCGACGGCAAGCTGTACATCAGCCACATCTCGGCGCTGAAACGAGACCTGATCAAGCGGAAGATCAGAAAGCTAATCAAGCAGCGAGAATGGTAGGGACTGCCGAATTGAGTAATCCTGTAATTGGGTAATTGAGTAAAGTGAGGGCGCTGGCTGGAGCACTTTTCCCAATTACCCGATTACGCAATTACTCGATTTCCCCATGGATCTGATTTTCTGTGGCACGCCGCAATTCGCCGTCCCCACGCTGCAGGCCTTGGTGGATGCCGGGCACCATGTGCGCCTGGTGGTGACGCAACCGGACCGTCCCAGCGGACGCGGCATGGCGGTGAGCGCTCCGCCGGTGAAGCAATTGGCGCAGATGCTGGAGCTGGAGGTCGCGCAGCCGGAAAAGATCAAGAACAACCTGGAATTCCGCGCGCTTCTGGAAAAGCTCCGGCCGGAGGCGATTGTGGTGGTCGGGTACGGGCGGATTATTCCGCAGTGGATGATCGATTTGCCGCCGCTGGGCAACATCAACCTGCACGGCTCGCTGCTGCCAAAATATCGCGGCGCCGCGCCGGTGCAGTGGGCGATCGCGATGGGGGAACCCGTCACCGGTGTGACCACGATGCGGATTGACGCGGGCCTCGACACCGGAGACATGCTGTTGCAGCGCGAAACGCCGATCGCCCCCGAAGACACAGCGCTCACGGTGGGGCCGCGGCTGGCCGCCATCGGCGCGCCCCTGATGGTCGAAACACTGGAAGGATTGAAATTAGGATCCATTGCGCCGCGGGAGCAGGACAATGCAATGGCGACGCTGGCGCCGATTCTCAAGAAAGAAGATGGCCTGATCGATTTCCGCCGCCGCGCGCGCGAGATCTGGAACCGGCTGCGCGGGTTTCAGCCGTGGCCCGGTGCGTACACCTCCTTTCGCGGCAAGAACCTGAACGTTTGGCAAGCGCGGGAGGATCAGGAGTCAGCGGGCGCGCCCGGCGAGATCAGGGTTGAAGGCGACCGTTTGCTCGTCGGGTGCGGCGGGGGCACGGCGCTTGAACTTGTGACCGTACAGCCGGAAGGGAAGAAGCGCATGTCGGCGCGGGACTTTGTGCATGGATATCATCCGAAATCCGGAGAACCCCTGGGAACTGATGTACCCAGAGACACAGAGGCACAGAGCCAGCCATAAGCAAGTTCTTCGCTGCGCTCAGCATGACATTCGTTCCGCTTTGTTCCATCTGCTTATTCACCCGTGCCTTGTTGCCCCCGTGGTAGATTTTTCCGCCGACAATGCCCTCTCCCGCGCGCGAAGCCGCGTTCGACATCCTGTTCCGCGTGGAGCAGAAGGACGCGTACGCTTCCGAGTTGCTGCACTCCGAGCGTCTCGACGCGCTCTCGCCACAGGACCGTGCGCTCTGCACTGAGCTGGTGATGGGCACGCTGCGGTGGCGCTCGCGGCTTGACCTCGGCCTTGGGGCGGTTTCGTCGCAGCCGCTGGACAAACTCGATCCCGAAGTGCTGACCGCGCTGCGGCTGGGCACGTACCAGATCGCGTTTCTGCGCTTACCGGTTCGCGCGGCGGTCAACGAAAGCGTGGAACTGGTGAAGCGCGCGCGGCGGCGCTACTCGGTGCCGTTCGCCAATGCCGTGCTGCGCAAGCTCGCTGCTAAGCCCGAGCTGATGGAGCCGATCCTCTCTCCAGGACCAAAAACAGTGCTTGACCTTGCCGGGCTCTACGCGCATCCGCTTTGGCTGGCGGAACGCTGGGCGGAGCGTTACGGCATCGAGGTCGCCGAAAAAATCTGCGCCTTCGATCAGCAGCCGCCGGAAACCTCGCTGCGCTTGCGCGATCCCGCCGCTGAACAGGAACTGCTTCAAGAGGGCATCGAATTACAGCCGGGCGCCCTGCTCACTTCCGCACGCCGCGTCAGCAAAGGGGCCATCACCCAGACGCGCGCTTTTCGCGAAGGACGCATCGCGATCCAGGACGAGGCTTCGCAACTGGTGGCGCTGCTGGTTGGCGGCGGTGAGCGGCTGCTGGACTGTTGCGCCGCTCCGGGAGGCAAGACCGCAATCATGGCGGAGCGGAATCCGGAAGCGGAGATCATCGCCGCCGACGTTCATCCGCATCGCGCTGCGTTGCTGATGGAACGCATGAGGCAATGGCCGAACGTGACGGTCATGGCGGCCAACGCCACCGAACTCGGCGTTTGCGGCCTTTTCGACGGAGTGCTCGCTGACGTTCCATGCTCCGGCACCGGCACCCTGGCACGGAACCCGGAAATCAAGTGGCGGCTGACGTCCGACGATCTGTCGGACTTGCACGGCCGCCAGGCGGCAATTTTGGGCGCGACCCTGCAGCACGTGCGTGGCGGGGGAATCATGTTGTATTCCACCTGCTCGCTGGAGCCGGAAGAAAATGTGCAGGTGGTGGAGGAAGTATTGCAGTCGCGTCCGGACTTTCGAATCGTGGACTGCCGCGGCGAACTGGAGCGGTTGAACGATTCCGGCGAACTCGCGTGGGGGGACCTTGATTCACTGCTGGACGGGCCCTACTTGAGAACGATTCCCGGAGTGCAGCCCGGCGACGGATTCTTCGGGGCAATTCTCGCGAAAGAGTAATACAGGAGCTGGGGCCAGGAGGTAGTGAGCTGGGTTAGGACTTGGGACAGCAATTATTTTTGGACTTCTAATTGCACCGCGCTGCCCGCTAAGACTTTCTGCCCCGCAGTTGGTGACTGCTTGCTGACGATGTCCGTGGCGGAAGCTATCGTAGCCGGATCCTCGGGCGCGATGTGAACGCTGCCGACGTGCAGGCCCGCCTCGGTGATGGCGCGAGTGGCGTCGGAAAGATGACGCCCGACCAGGTTCGGCATGACAAACGCCTGCGGCTCCGCTTGCGCCGCAAACAGCAAGTTGACCTTCGGCGACGCGACTCCCTTTGCCGCGGGCGGCGGAGCTTGCGCGATCACCTGGTCCTCGCCCCCGGGAATGTGAGCAATTGCCACCGTGCCCGGTTCCAAGCCGCGCCGCCGCAGGTTGATTTCAGCCGCGCGGCCGCTCTGGCCGACAACGTCGGGAATCTCTACGTGCTGCGGCCCCAGGCTTTCCGCCAGCCGCACCCGCCAACCACGGCGAACTTTTTCCCCCGCGTAGGGTTCCTGCGACAGGATGTGTCCGATAGGGATGTCGGGGCTGTAAAAGCGGCTTTCGAATTCGACCAGCAACCCGTTCTGCGCGGCGAGCCGGTCCGCCTGCGGCGGCGTCAGGCCGACAAATTTCGGCACCACCACCTCGCGCCCGTGAATGGCGATGCGCATCGCCGTCAGCCCTGACACCAGGGCGACCATGATCAACACCAGCCCGAGGAGGAGGAATCGGAAGAATCCGCGCATGATTGAGTGTCACGATTGTAACGCGGGCTGGAACGTCACAAGAGTGACTTGCGGCAGTGTACTTGAGTACTGCAGTCAGTGCGCTTCTCCGTCGCCGGGACGGAAGTCGGGGGTGTCCACCTTGGCGGCGGCATTGTGCGACCGGGCGGGAGGAGCAGGAAAGTCCTCTTTTTCGCGGCCCTTGAGTGCCACCTTCATGAAGTCGATCCAGATGGGCAGGGCGGCGAGCGCGCCGGTTTCTTTCTTGCCCAGTGATTTTTTCTCGTCGTAACCGACCCAAACGCCGCAAGTGATCGAAGGCGAGAAGCCGACGAACCACGCATCGGTGAAATCGTTGGTGGTGCCGGTCTTGCCCGCCAGCGGGTGGTTCAGCTTGCTGGCCTGGAACGCGGTGCCGTGCAGCACTACCTCCCGCAGCAAGGAGGTCATGATGCGCGCCGTGCGCGGGCTGATGACGTCCTTTACCTCGGGATAACTTTCCTCCAGGACGCGTCCGTCGTAATCGGTAACTTTGCGGGTATATCGTGGCACGACACGAACGCCGTCGTTGGGAAAGGTGGAGAAACCCGAGGTCTGCTCCATCAGGGTAAGATCGGCGGATCCGAGCGCCAACGGCAGCACCGGCGGCAGCGGCGAAACGATGCCGAACTTGCGCGCATACTCGATCACCTTGTTGATGCCGACCCGCGCCGCCGTCTTCAATGCCGGAATATTGCGCGACTGCGCGACCGCGCGCCGCAGCGTGATGTTGCCTTCGAATTTTCCGTCGTAATTGTGCGGCGAGTAGGGGCCGGAGGCGCTGGAAAACGTAACCGGGGCGTCGAGAATGATGTCGTCGGGAGTGGCGCCGCCATCGATGGCAGCGGTGTAGACATAGGGCTTGAAGGAGGACCCCACCTGGCGCATGGCCTGGGTGGCGCGGTTGAATTTTGATTCGTCATAATCGCGGCCGCCGACCATGGCCTTGATGTCGCCGGTGGCATTGTCAATCGCCAGCAGAGCGCCTTGCGCGCCGGAATCCTGTTCCAGGGAAACCTTCGCCGTGTCGGAGTCGATGACGGAGGCGATTTTCACGTAAGCAATGTCGCCGCGCGAGAGAATTTCATCGGGATTCTTGTGCCCGGTCCATGCCATGTCGGCGGGGGCGATAGTGGCCAGGTAGCGCCCGAATTTCACCGTCGCCGACCCGGTCGTGACCCGCGTCACCAATGCGTGCACGTAACTGCCGGGCGCGATGGGTTCATCCCAATCGGGGTGCTGGTATTTGTCGAGATCGAGACCGGCGGCGACCATGTTGGGCAGGTGCCCCTTCCATCCGTGACGGCGCTCGTAGGCAGCAAGACCGTCCAGCAAACCGCGATTCGCCGCCTCCTGCAACTCCTTATTCAGCGTGGTGTAAACGCGCAGGCCGCGCTGGTGGACCTCGTCGGTCCCGTATTTTTTCTCCAGGTAGCGGCGGACTTCCTCCGCGAAGTAAGGCGCCAGCGAGTTGGGATCGCTCTGCGGGTGCAACTGGATGGGCATGGACTTGGCGTGTGCGGCCTGCGCGGCGGTGATCTTGCCGTCTTCCAGCATGGCGTTGATCACCAGGTTGCGGCGGCGGGCCGAGCGCTCGGGATTATTCAGCGGAGAATAGTAGTTCGGCGCCTTGGGCAAGCCGGCGAGCAGTGCGGCTTCTTCCAGCGTCAGGTCCTTGGCATGCTTGCTGAAGTAAAACAGCGATCCGGCCTCGAAGCCGTAGGCCCCGTGGCCAAGAAAAATCTGGTTGGCGTACAGGGTAAAGATCTGCGGCTTGGTGAAGCGCCGCTCGATCTGGATGGCGAGCATGATTTCCTGGATCTTGCGATGGAACTTGCGCTCGGGCGAGAGAAACAGGTTGCGCGAGAGCTGCATGGTGAGCGTGGATCCGCCCTGCGCTTTTTGCCCGAGCACGATGTCTTTGTACGCGGCGCCGATAATGCGCCAGAAGTTCACGCCCCAGTGCTTTTCGAAGTCCTTGTCCTCGACGGAAATAATGGCGTCGCGCAGGACCTTGGGGTAATCATCGTAGCCGGCCACCACGCGGCGCTGCAGCGCGAAGGACCCGACCACGCGCCCCTGGTCGTCGTAAAGTTCGGTGATGGTGGAAGGGTGATAGCGCTGCAGCTCGCTGACCTCGGGCAGGTCGGTGGAATACACCAGCAAAAGGCCGCCGAAGGCGCCAATGAGCGCGGACGCCACCACCAGCAGGGCGAACACGACTCGTCCGACCAACTTGGTTCCCGCCACCTCAACCGGCGGCAGCTCGGCGTAGATCGATTTCATGGAAGTTCCGACAGGGGCGCGAGGCCCAGAATAGCACGGCGCCGAGGCGGTTGATGAGGCTAGGTAACCGGCATGAAAACAGGCTCCGAAAGCGTTTTCAAGAGCCTGGTAACTTGGGCGGCGGCATCGGCGCCATATGCGCCGCGAAAGATCAGCCGTTCATTGAAGAAGAGGGGACACAGGGTGAGCTCGGCCCCTTGCAACTCTGCCATCCGCTGCAAAAGCTTGAGGGGAGTCGAGCGGTAGTCCGCCCCACGAATCTTCAAGGAGCGATCTCTTCCGAGGTTGATTCGGCCTGCCGCACCGCCTCGCCGAATGAAAAGGTGACCGCCGACTCCGGCAACGAAGTGAGCTGGTGAACCACGGGTCGCGGAGGATCGGCGATGGGAGTCGGCTTAACGGCGCGCGCCAAGCCCATTCTCCACGTTGCTTCCAGGAAACCGCCGCGCTGCGGCAGGGCTTCGCAAGCGGTCGCCATCAATTGACGCAGGGTTTGTTCGTAGCGTTTCGGCGCCTCGTCGAGCATGACCGGTTGCACGGAGGGAATCGCGGAC comes from the Terriglobales bacterium genome and includes:
- a CDS encoding PBP1A family penicillin-binding protein → MKSIYAELPPVEVAGTKLVGRVVFALLVVASALIGAFGGLLLVYSTDLPEVSELQRYHPSTITELYDDQGRVVGSFALQRRVVAGYDDYPKVLRDAIISVEDKDFEKHWGVNFWRIIGAAYKDIVLGQKAQGGSTLTMQLSRNLFLSPERKFHRKIQEIMLAIQIERRFTKPQIFTLYANQIFLGHGAYGFEAGSLFYFSKHAKDLTLEEAALLAGLPKAPNYYSPLNNPERSARRRNLVINAMLEDGKITAAQAAHAKSMPIQLHPQSDPNSLAPYFAEEVRRYLEKKYGTDEVHQRGLRVYTTLNKELQEAANRGLLDGLAAYERRHGWKGHLPNMVAAGLDLDKYQHPDWDEPIAPGSYVHALVTRVTTGSATVKFGRYLATIAPADMAWTGHKNPDEILSRGDIAYVKIASVIDSDTAKVSLEQDSGAQGALLAIDNATGDIKAMVGGRDYDESKFNRATQAMRQVGSSFKPYVYTAAIDGGATPDDIILDAPVTFSSASGPYSPHNYDGKFEGNITLRRAVAQSRNIPALKTAARVGINKVIEYARKFGIVSPLPPVLPLALGSADLTLMEQTSGFSTFPNDGVRVVPRYTRKVTDYDGRVLEESYPEVKDVISPRTARIMTSLLREVVLHGTAFQASKLNHPLAGKTGTTNDFTDAWFVGFSPSITCGVWVGYDEKKSLGKKETGALAALPIWIDFMKVALKGREKEDFPAPPARSHNAAAKVDTPDFRPGDGEAH